The following are encoded in a window of Nakamurella sp. A5-74 genomic DNA:
- a CDS encoding metal ABC transporter permease, producing MIDAILQPLQYGFMARAVIVAVIAALVCGVLSCWLVLIGWSLMGDAVSHAVLPGVVLAYITGAPFAVGALVFGVLAVVLIGVVRGTTEVKEDATIGVVFTSLFALGIVLVSVTPSQIDLGHILFGNLLGVGIPDLWQVLIVGGLTLTVLVAKRRDLTLYAFDKTHAHAIGISPQRIGALLLGLLALTVVVALQSVGVVLVVALLITPGATAFLLTRSFFSMLWLSPLISVICAFAGVYISYYLDSSPGGTVVLAMGAMFTLAYLFGPRGLIRRRSRGARIEASLIPTGDR from the coding sequence ATGATCGACGCGATCCTGCAGCCGCTGCAGTACGGGTTCATGGCCCGCGCGGTGATCGTCGCCGTGATCGCGGCGCTGGTGTGCGGTGTGCTGAGCTGCTGGTTGGTGCTGATCGGCTGGTCGTTGATGGGCGACGCCGTGTCGCACGCGGTGCTGCCCGGTGTCGTGCTCGCCTACATCACCGGCGCTCCGTTCGCGGTGGGCGCGTTGGTGTTCGGGGTGCTGGCGGTGGTGCTGATCGGGGTGGTCCGGGGGACAACGGAGGTGAAGGAGGACGCCACCATCGGCGTCGTGTTCACGTCATTGTTCGCGCTCGGCATCGTGCTGGTGTCCGTGACGCCCAGTCAGATCGATCTCGGCCACATCCTGTTCGGCAACCTGCTCGGCGTCGGGATCCCGGATCTGTGGCAGGTGCTCATCGTCGGTGGTCTGACGCTGACGGTGCTGGTCGCGAAACGACGCGACCTGACGCTGTACGCCTTCGACAAGACGCATGCGCACGCCATCGGGATCTCGCCGCAACGCATCGGTGCGCTGCTGCTCGGTCTGCTGGCGCTGACGGTGGTGGTCGCACTCCAGTCGGTCGGCGTCGTGTTGGTGGTGGCGCTGCTGATCACGCCGGGTGCCACGGCTTTCCTGCTGACCCGCAGCTTCTTCTCGATGCTCTGGCTGTCGCCGTTGATCTCCGTCATCTGTGCATTTGCCGGGGTGTACATCAGCTACTACCTCGACTCATCGCCCGGCGGTACCGTGGTGCTGGCCATGGGTGCGATGTTCACGCTTGCCTACCTGTTCGGGCCGCGGGGACTGATCCGGCGCAGGTCGCGGGGCGCACGCATCGAAGCATCACTGATCCCGACGGGGGACAGATGA
- a CDS encoding metal-dependent transcriptional regulator produces the protein MSSAEGAPSAGLGAERRTADAARAADDYLKSIYSHTEWQTEPITPSQLAGTLGVAPSTVTEMVKKLAARDLVVHEPYRAVRLTAAGARHALQVLRRHRLIETWLVREMGYGWEEVHDEAEVLEHAISDRLLDAIDERLGHPHVDPHGDAIPDADGAIRQAATRPLLECESGYTGEVIRVSDRDPELLRALRDVGIGPGTRLRVDLIGPPAVAVTCDGKPYLITREAAGVVWLSA, from the coding sequence ATGAGCAGTGCAGAAGGCGCTCCGAGCGCTGGTCTGGGAGCGGAACGGCGCACGGCCGATGCCGCCCGCGCTGCCGACGACTACCTGAAATCCATCTACTCGCACACCGAATGGCAGACCGAGCCGATCACCCCGTCGCAGTTGGCCGGCACGCTGGGGGTGGCTCCGTCCACCGTCACGGAAATGGTGAAGAAGTTGGCCGCCAGGGACCTGGTGGTCCACGAGCCCTACCGCGCGGTCCGGTTGACGGCTGCCGGTGCGCGGCACGCGCTGCAGGTACTGCGACGTCATCGATTGATCGAGACCTGGTTGGTGCGCGAGATGGGCTACGGCTGGGAGGAGGTGCACGACGAGGCCGAGGTGCTCGAACACGCCATCTCCGACCGGCTGCTCGATGCCATCGACGAACGCCTGGGACACCCGCACGTCGACCCGCACGGAGATGCGATCCCGGACGCCGACGGCGCGATCCGGCAGGCGGCCACCCGACCGTTGTTGGAATGCGAGAGCGGCTACACCGGGGAGGTGATCCGGGTCAGCGACCGAGATCCGGAACTGCTCCGCGCGCTGCGGGACGTCGGGATCGGTCCCGGGACGCGGCTGCGGGTGGACCTGATCGGTCCGCCTGCCGTGGCCGTGACCTGCGACGGCAAGCCCTACCTGATCACCCGTGAAGCGGCCGGAGTGGTCTGGCTGTCCGCCTGA
- the nrdF gene encoding class 1b ribonucleoside-diphosphate reductase subunit beta, which produces MSEKLALASSVSAINWNRLQDDKDLEVWDRLTGNFWLPEKVPLSNDIQSWHTLKPHEQQATTRVFAGLTLLDTLQGTVGAVSLIPDALTPHEEAVYTNIAFMESVHAKSYSSIFSTLISTGEIDEAFRWSEENENLQRKAAIVSEYYRGDDPLKRKVASTMLESFLFYSGFYMPMYWSSRAKLTNTADLIRLIIRDEAVHGYYIGYKFQKSLERSSPERRQELKDYTFELLFELYENEEQYTEDLYDPMGLTEDVKAFLRYNANKALMNLGYEGLFPKDAVQVNPAILSALSPNADENHDFFSGSGSSYVIGKAVVTEDDDWDF; this is translated from the coding sequence ATGTCCGAGAAGCTCGCCCTGGCCAGCAGCGTGTCTGCGATCAACTGGAATCGTCTCCAGGACGACAAGGACCTCGAGGTCTGGGACCGCCTCACCGGCAACTTCTGGCTGCCGGAGAAGGTGCCGCTGTCCAACGACATCCAGTCGTGGCACACCCTCAAGCCGCACGAGCAGCAGGCGACCACCCGGGTCTTCGCCGGCCTGACGCTGCTCGACACCCTGCAGGGCACTGTCGGCGCCGTCAGCCTGATCCCCGATGCGCTCACCCCGCACGAGGAAGCGGTCTACACCAACATCGCGTTCATGGAGTCGGTGCACGCGAAGTCGTACTCCTCGATCTTCTCGACGCTGATCTCCACCGGCGAGATCGACGAGGCCTTCCGCTGGTCGGAGGAGAACGAGAACCTGCAGCGCAAGGCCGCGATCGTCTCGGAGTACTACCGCGGTGACGACCCGCTGAAGCGCAAGGTCGCCTCCACCATGTTGGAGTCGTTCCTGTTCTACTCGGGCTTCTACATGCCGATGTACTGGTCGAGCCGCGCGAAGCTCACCAACACCGCTGACCTGATCCGACTGATCATCCGGGACGAGGCCGTCCACGGCTATTACATCGGCTACAAGTTCCAGAAGTCGTTGGAGCGCAGCAGTCCTGAGCGCCGACAGGAGCTCAAGGACTACACCTTCGAGCTGCTCTTCGAGCTCTACGAGAACGAGGAGCAGTACACCGAGGATCTCTACGATCCGATGGGTCTCACCGAGGACGTCAAGGCGTTCCTGCGGTACAACGCCAACAAGGCGCTGATGAACCTCGGCTACGAGGGTCTGTTCCCCAAGGATGCTGTGCAGGTCAACCCCGCGATCCTGTCGGCGCTGTCGCCCAACGCCGACGAGAACCACGACTTCTTCTCCGGCTCCGGCAGCTCGTACGTGATCGGCAAGGCCGTCGTCACCGAGGACGACGACTGGGACTTCTGA